From Roseburia hominis, the proteins below share one genomic window:
- the codY gene encoding GTP-sensing pleiotropic transcriptional regulator CodY: MSVQLLDKTRKINKLLHNNNSSKVVFNDICEVLTEILLSNVLVVSRKGKVLGVSVCVGVPEIRELIKGEVGGHIDEMLNERLLSILSTKENVNLETLGFTPEVVKGYQAIITPIDIAGERLGTLFIYKKEAMYEIDDIILSEYGTTVVGLEMLRSVNEESAEETRKEQIVQSAISTLSFSELEAIIHIFEELDGMEGILVASKIADRVGITRSVIVNALRKFESAGVIESRSSGMKGTYIKVINDYVFKELEKIKKEKAN, from the coding sequence ATGAGCGTACAATTATTAGATAAAACGAGAAAGATTAATAAGTTGCTGCATAACAACAACTCGAGCAAAGTGGTATTCAATGATATTTGTGAGGTATTGACAGAGATTCTTTTGTCCAATGTTCTGGTTGTGAGCAGAAAGGGTAAGGTGCTGGGAGTCAGCGTCTGCGTCGGCGTGCCGGAGATCAGGGAACTGATTAAAGGAGAAGTGGGCGGTCATATTGATGAGATGCTCAATGAACGACTTCTCAGTATTCTGTCGACCAAGGAGAATGTAAATCTGGAGACGCTGGGATTCACCCCGGAGGTCGTGAAAGGATATCAGGCAATCATCACTCCGATCGATATAGCAGGAGAGCGGCTGGGAACCTTGTTTATCTATAAGAAAGAGGCAATGTACGAGATCGACGATATTATTCTGAGCGAGTACGGAACTACGGTAGTTGGCCTTGAGATGCTGCGCTCCGTGAATGAGGAGAGTGCGGAAGAGACCAGAAAAGAGCAGATCGTACAGTCTGCGATCAGTACCCTCTCTTTTTCTGAGTTGGAAGCGATCATTCACATTTTTGAAGAGCTTGATGGAATGGAAGGAATCCTGGTGGCAAGTAAGATCGCTGACAGGGTAGGAATCACACGTTCGGTGATCGTAAATGCGCTTCGCAAGTTTGAGAGTGCAGGAGTGATCGAGTCCCGTTCCTCAGGTATGAAGGGAACCTACATCAAGGTGATCAATGACTATGTATTCAAAGAGCTGGAAAAGATCAAAAAAGAAAAAGCAAATTAA
- the topA gene encoding type I DNA topoisomerase, with translation MARYLVIVESPTKVKTIKKFLGNNYVVVASNGHVRDLPKSQMGIDVEHDFEPKYITIRGKGDILASLRKEVKKADKIYLATDPDREGEAISWHLTKALKLEGKKVYRISFNEITKNAVKASLKNAREIDMNLVDAQQARRALDRIVGYKISPLLWAKVKRGLSAGRVQSVALRIIADREEEIDSFIPEEYWTLDAVFRVKGEKKPLTAHFYGTKDEKITIHNKEELDEILAGLEGEKFQVTDVKHGERTKKAPLPFTTSTLQQEASKALNFATSKTMRIAQQLYEGIDIKGNGTVGLITYLRTDSTRISEEADANVREYIAKVYGEEYTSKVQQEKKKEGKNVQDAHEAIRPSDVTRTPAAVKDSLSREQFRLYQLIWKRFVASRMEPARYETTSIKIGAGKYRFTVSASKVAFEGFRLVYVEADEEKESGNLLMKGLDTSSELEKENFEQKQHFTQPPAHYTEAALVKTLEELGIGRPSTYAPTISTIIARRYVAKENRNLYLTELGEVVNHMMKQSFESIVDVNFTANMEGLLDMVAEGKVEWKSVISNFYPDLEKAVEDAEKELESVKIEDEVTDVICEECGRNMVIKYGPHGRFLACPGFPECRNTKPYLEKAGVSCPKCGKEVVLRKTKKGRRYYGCEDNPDCDFMSWQKPSTQKCPRCNGYMVEKGNKLVCGDEKCGFVQDREKNEK, from the coding sequence ATGGCACGTTATCTTGTAATTGTGGAATCACCTACAAAAGTGAAGACCATAAAGAAATTTCTCGGAAATAATTATGTGGTGGTTGCATCTAACGGGCATGTAAGGGATTTGCCAAAAAGCCAGATGGGAATCGATGTTGAACACGATTTTGAACCGAAATATATTACCATTCGGGGAAAGGGAGATATTCTTGCAAGCCTCCGCAAGGAAGTAAAGAAAGCAGATAAGATCTATCTTGCAACTGACCCGGACCGCGAGGGGGAAGCGATATCCTGGCATCTGACAAAGGCGCTGAAGCTGGAGGGCAAAAAAGTATACCGGATCAGTTTTAATGAGATCACGAAGAATGCGGTGAAGGCGTCACTCAAAAATGCAAGAGAGATCGATATGAATCTTGTGGACGCCCAGCAGGCAAGACGTGCGCTGGATCGAATCGTTGGCTATAAGATCAGTCCGCTTCTCTGGGCGAAGGTGAAGAGGGGACTGAGTGCCGGGCGCGTACAGTCGGTGGCGCTTCGGATCATTGCTGACAGGGAAGAAGAAATCGATTCCTTCATACCCGAGGAATACTGGACGCTGGATGCCGTATTTCGGGTAAAGGGTGAAAAGAAACCGCTGACCGCTCATTTTTACGGAACAAAAGATGAGAAGATCACGATTCATAATAAAGAAGAGCTGGACGAGATCCTTGCAGGGCTTGAAGGAGAAAAGTTCCAGGTAACCGATGTGAAACATGGCGAGCGGACCAAAAAGGCACCGCTGCCCTTTACCACCAGTACCCTGCAGCAGGAAGCGTCGAAGGCGCTTAATTTTGCCACGTCAAAGACGATGCGGATCGCGCAGCAGCTTTATGAAGGAATCGATATCAAGGGGAACGGCACGGTAGGTCTGATCACGTACCTGCGTACAGATTCGACACGTATCTCTGAGGAAGCAGATGCGAACGTGCGGGAATATATCGCTAAGGTATACGGAGAAGAGTACACTTCCAAGGTACAGCAGGAGAAGAAGAAGGAAGGAAAGAATGTACAGGACGCCCACGAAGCGATCCGTCCTTCCGATGTGACCAGAACTCCGGCAGCAGTTAAGGATTCCCTGAGCCGGGAACAGTTCCGGCTGTATCAGCTCATATGGAAACGGTTCGTGGCGAGCAGAATGGAGCCGGCGCGCTATGAGACGACCTCCATTAAGATCGGCGCGGGAAAATACCGTTTTACCGTGTCGGCATCAAAGGTGGCGTTTGAGGGCTTCCGGCTGGTCTACGTAGAAGCGGATGAGGAGAAAGAAAGCGGCAACCTTCTGATGAAAGGGCTGGACACCAGCTCAGAACTGGAAAAAGAAAACTTCGAACAGAAACAGCATTTTACCCAGCCGCCGGCACACTATACGGAGGCTGCCCTGGTAAAAACGCTGGAGGAACTGGGGATCGGAAGGCCGAGCACCTATGCGCCGACCATATCCACGATCATTGCCAGACGCTACGTGGCTAAGGAGAACCGGAACCTTTACCTGACAGAGCTCGGCGAGGTTGTGAACCATATGATGAAACAGTCCTTTGAGAGCATTGTGGATGTGAATTTCACGGCGAATATGGAAGGACTTCTGGATATGGTAGCCGAGGGCAAGGTGGAGTGGAAGAGTGTGATCAGCAATTTCTATCCGGATCTGGAAAAGGCGGTGGAAGACGCAGAAAAAGAACTGGAGAGTGTAAAGATCGAAGATGAGGTCACGGACGTGATCTGTGAGGAATGTGGAAGAAACATGGTGATCAAGTATGGTCCTCACGGGCGGTTCCTTGCCTGTCCGGGATTCCCGGAATGCCGTAATACCAAGCCGTATCTGGAAAAAGCCGGCGTGAGCTGTCCGAAATGCGGGAAAGAGGTGGTGCTCCGCAAGACGAAAAAGGGCAGAAGATACTATGGCTGTGAGGACAATCCGGATTGCGATTTCATGTCCTGGCAGAAGCCGTCCACCCAAAAATGTCCGAGGTGCAACGGCTATATGGTAGAGAAGGGAAATAAGCTGGTTTGCGGTGATGAGAAGTGCGGTTTTGTACAGGATCGGGAAAAAAACGAAAAATAA
- a CDS encoding co-chaperone GroES codes for MRLEPLGDRVVLKQLVAEETTKSGIVLPGQTKEKPQQAEVIAVGPGGMVDGKEVTMNVAVGDQVIYSKYAGTEVKLEEEEYIIVKQSDILAVIK; via the coding sequence ATGAGATTAGAACCATTAGGTGACAGAGTTGTGTTGAAACAGTTAGTAGCAGAAGAGACCACGAAATCCGGTATTGTACTTCCGGGACAGACCAAAGAGAAACCGCAGCAGGCAGAAGTTATCGCAGTAGGCCCGGGCGGAATGGTCGATGGAAAAGAAGTGACCATGAATGTGGCAGTCGGAGATCAGGTCATCTACTCTAAATATGCAGGAACAGAGGTAAAGCTGGAAGAGGAAGAATATATCATCGTAAAACAGAGTGATATCCTTGCAGTGATCAAATAA